Within the Catalinimonas niigatensis genome, the region TGAAGCAAGTGAAATAACCTAAAAACCTATCTATGAAGAAGTTTATGAAAAAGAAAATTTACATGATGTTCAGCCTTGCTTTAACTTTATGTCTGGTAACAAGTAATACGCTCATTGCCCAAACCGGAGTAGGCGTAAAAGCTCCCAAAGCTGCGGAAGTATATTTTGATGGAAGCCGCAAAATGCTGGACCAAAAATGGGTGTACTGGGAAGGCCCCCGCCTGGCTGCTGAGCCTCCTATCCAATGGAAGATTGTGAAAGATCCGGTGGATAAAGGTACTGTGTTAAATAGCAATGACCCTGCCGGTGCCGGAGGTAAGTATGGTGCTGCTGATATTGTGACCAAAGATAAATTCCGTGATTTCAGACTTCATGTAGAATTTTTTATTGAAAAAGAAGGTGGCAACAGCGGCGTTTACCTGCAGAACCGTTATGAAATCCAGGTTTTGGATGGTGATACTACCTCTCATGGTATGGCAGCAGTTATCAACGAGACTCCTTCGCCCTATCATGCTTACAATGGCATTGGAAAATGGAATGCCTATGATATTGTATTCAGAGCAGCCAGATTTGAGAATGGAAAGCGCACTGAAAAAGCCATGCTTACGATGTATTTTAATGGAGAAAAAGTGCATGAAAACCAAATGATCAACCAGGTGTGGGGAGGGCCAAACTCTGGCATAGACGGTGGCAATGATGAAGGAAGAGGTATTACTGACACTCCCGGAGGGCTCAAACTACAAGCTGAAGGCCATGATGTGCTGTATCGTAATATCTGGATTGAAGAACTGAATCTGGAAGAAGCGGATACTGATTTTTAAACCTTTCATTTTACATATTTTTATATTCTGTTTTGGTACTTCATTAATTTTGTTAATTATAGGAAAAATCTATATTCTAGATGAATTTGAAAACAATAGCAAGTTTTTTATGGTTAATAAGATGTAATAAGTAATTATTTTTTTTAACTAAATACTAACTTTACTATGAAGTTTTTAAATATTTGCCTTGCCTTTATATTTTTTACTACAGCCTCATTCGGACAAGATCGTGCAGTGTATGACCACGTTTTAGAAGATGCGGCCTTAGATGAATACCAAACATATGCCATCGGGGATCTTTTCACCGGATCTGAAAACCAGGAGTGGGTAAAATATAGCTCATTGTTAAATGGTATGATTGAAAACTCGGTTATATATGAGCTGGATACTTACGATTTTGATATGAAAGGTGATGAGGCTGAATTGTTGATCAATTTTATGGTATTTGACGAAGCCTATAATGATAAAATAGGATATATGCCTGGCTTTCGTGTAGAAGATACTTTCGGTAATGATGAAAATATTCTTAACAAATTAGAAGATGGTAGTTTAGTCATCAGCATGGTAGATGTCACTGAAGGTGCTACAATATGGACTGGTTTTGTCCCTAACGCAGTAGATAAAGATGCGAGCTTAAGAGAACAGCAAAAAGATATTCGTCAATCTGTATCTGCCGCTATGGAAACATTTATGGCAAAAGCCAATTTTAATGATTCACCTTCAAATCGTTTTGATATGGTTACTGATCCTGTTGACGACGTGGCTCCAGAA harbors:
- a CDS encoding 3-keto-disaccharide hydrolase, with translation MMFSLALTLCLVTSNTLIAQTGVGVKAPKAAEVYFDGSRKMLDQKWVYWEGPRLAAEPPIQWKIVKDPVDKGTVLNSNDPAGAGGKYGAADIVTKDKFRDFRLHVEFFIEKEGGNSGVYLQNRYEIQVLDGDTTSHGMAAVINETPSPYHAYNGIGKWNAYDIVFRAARFENGKRTEKAMLTMYFNGEKVHENQMINQVWGGPNSGIDGGNDEGRGITDTPGGLKLQAEGHDVLYRNIWIEELNLEEADTDF
- a CDS encoding DUF4136 domain-containing protein, with translation MKFLNICLAFIFFTTASFGQDRAVYDHVLEDAALDEYQTYAIGDLFTGSENQEWVKYSSLLNGMIENSVIYELDTYDFDMKGDEAELLINFMVFDEAYNDKIGYMPGFRVEDTFGNDENILNKLEDGSLVISMVDVTEGATIWTGFVPNAVDKDASLREQQKDIRQSVSAAMETFMAKANFNDSPSNRFDMVTDPVDDVAPEDDDSNR